Proteins from one Malania oleifera isolate guangnan ecotype guangnan chromosome 4, ASM2987363v1, whole genome shotgun sequence genomic window:
- the LOC131154284 gene encoding histone H3-like centromeric protein CENH3 isoform X3, with translation MKLVSKSKYRCQSFTVELRLIRPWREPKLLLTRNQVDVAHLPPEWPHRRALERPGGRRSTRAAEAASRSEAGSRRAPRRHRYRPGTVALQEIRRFQKTWNLLIPAAPFIRTVKEISNFYAPEIGRWTAEALTALQEVSSTMLQRIFWFICLKMQCCVQFMQSVLH, from the exons atgaAATTAGTTTCCAAAAGCAAATACCGCTGCCAGAGCTTCACGGTCGAGCTTCGACTCATCCGTCCATGGCGAGAGCCAAAACTGCTGCTCACAAGAAACCAAGTCGACGTCGCTCATCTG CCGCCGGAGTGGCCTCACCGGCGAGCCCTGGAACGA CCAGGTGGTAGACGTTCGACTAGGGCAGCGGAGGCTGCGTCACGAA GTGAAGCTGGTTCGCGAAGGGCGCCAAGGCGTCACCGCTATAGGCCGGGAACGGTTGCTCTTCAGGAGATTCGACGCTTTCAAAAGACTTGGAATCTGCTGATCCCAGCTGCTCCTTTCATTAGAACT GTAAAAGAAATTAGCAATTTCTATGCTCCAGAAATTGGTCGTTGGACAGCTGAAGCTCTAACAGCACTTCAGGAGGTATCGTCCACCAT GCTGCAGAGGATTTTTTGGTTCATTTGTTTGAAGATGCAATGCTGTGTGCAATTCATGCAAAGCGTGTTACACTAA
- the LOC131154284 gene encoding histone H3-like centromeric protein CENH3 isoform X1, whose protein sequence is MARAKTAAHKKPSRRRSSAAGVASPASPGTSSPGGRRSTRAAEAASRSEFLSVFGSNFGNNFAPAFQSNDHIYFCWGSGMILVLSGEAGSRRAPRRHRYRPGTVALQEIRRFQKTWNLLIPAAPFIRTVKEISNFYAPEIGRWTAEALTALQEVSSTMLQRIFWFICLKMQCCVQFMQSVLH, encoded by the exons ATGGCGAGAGCCAAAACTGCTGCTCACAAGAAACCAAGTCGACGTCGCTCATCTG CCGCCGGAGTGGCCTCACCGGCGAGCCCTGGAACGAGTTCG CCAGGTGGTAGACGTTCGACTAGGGCAGCGGAGGCTGCGTCACGAAGTGAGTTTTTGTCGGTATTTGGTTCGAATTTTGGAAATAATTTTGCCCCTGCTTTCCAAAGCAACGATcatatttatttttg TTGGGGGTCTGGAATGATTTTGGTCCTTTCAGGTGAAGCTGGTTCGCGAAGGGCGCCAAGGCGTCACCGCTATAGGCCGGGAACGGTTGCTCTTCAGGAGATTCGACGCTTTCAAAAGACTTGGAATCTGCTGATCCCAGCTGCTCCTTTCATTAGAACT GTAAAAGAAATTAGCAATTTCTATGCTCCAGAAATTGGTCGTTGGACAGCTGAAGCTCTAACAGCACTTCAGGAGGTATCGTCCACCAT GCTGCAGAGGATTTTTTGGTTCATTTGTTTGAAGATGCAATGCTGTGTGCAATTCATGCAAAGCGTGTTACACTAA
- the LOC131154284 gene encoding histone H3-like centromeric protein CENH3 isoform X5, producing MARAKTAAHKKPSRRRSSAAGVASPASPGTSSPGGRRSTRAAEAASRSEAGSRRAPRRHRYRPGTVALQEIRRFQKTWNLLIPAAPFIRTVKEISNFYAPEIGRWTAEALTALQEVSSTMLQRIFWFICLKMQCCVQFMQSVLH from the exons ATGGCGAGAGCCAAAACTGCTGCTCACAAGAAACCAAGTCGACGTCGCTCATCTG CCGCCGGAGTGGCCTCACCGGCGAGCCCTGGAACGAGTTCG CCAGGTGGTAGACGTTCGACTAGGGCAGCGGAGGCTGCGTCACGAA GTGAAGCTGGTTCGCGAAGGGCGCCAAGGCGTCACCGCTATAGGCCGGGAACGGTTGCTCTTCAGGAGATTCGACGCTTTCAAAAGACTTGGAATCTGCTGATCCCAGCTGCTCCTTTCATTAGAACT GTAAAAGAAATTAGCAATTTCTATGCTCCAGAAATTGGTCGTTGGACAGCTGAAGCTCTAACAGCACTTCAGGAGGTATCGTCCACCAT GCTGCAGAGGATTTTTTGGTTCATTTGTTTGAAGATGCAATGCTGTGTGCAATTCATGCAAAGCGTGTTACACTAA
- the LOC131154284 gene encoding histone H3-like centromeric protein CENH3 isoform X4 has product MARAKTAAHKKPSRRRSSAAGVASPASPGTSSPGGRRSTRAAEAASRSEAGSRRAPRRHRYRPGTVALQEIRRFQKTWNLLIPAAPFIRTVKEISNFYAPEIGRWTAEALTALQEAAEDFLVHLFEDAMLCAIHAKRVTLMKKDWELARRLGGKGQPW; this is encoded by the exons ATGGCGAGAGCCAAAACTGCTGCTCACAAGAAACCAAGTCGACGTCGCTCATCTG CCGCCGGAGTGGCCTCACCGGCGAGCCCTGGAACGAGTTCG CCAGGTGGTAGACGTTCGACTAGGGCAGCGGAGGCTGCGTCACGAA GTGAAGCTGGTTCGCGAAGGGCGCCAAGGCGTCACCGCTATAGGCCGGGAACGGTTGCTCTTCAGGAGATTCGACGCTTTCAAAAGACTTGGAATCTGCTGATCCCAGCTGCTCCTTTCATTAGAACT GTAAAAGAAATTAGCAATTTCTATGCTCCAGAAATTGGTCGTTGGACAGCTGAAGCTCTAACAGCACTTCAGGAG GCTGCAGAGGATTTTTTGGTTCATTTGTTTGAAGATGCAATGCTGTGTGCAATTCATGCAAAGCGTGTTACACTAA TGAAGAAGGATTGGGAGCTAGCACGGCGACTTGGAGGGAAAGGGCAGCCTTGGTGA
- the LOC131154284 gene encoding histone H3-like centromeric protein cnp1 isoform X2: MKLVSKSKYRCQSFTVELRLIRPWREPKLLLTRNQVDVAHLPPEWPHRRALERPGGRRSTRAAEAASRSEAGSRRAPRRHRYRPGTVALQEIRRFQKTWNLLIPAAPFIRTVKEISNFYAPEIGRWTAEALTALQEAAEDFLVHLFEDAMLCAIHAKRVTLMKKDWELARRLGGKGQPW; this comes from the exons atgaAATTAGTTTCCAAAAGCAAATACCGCTGCCAGAGCTTCACGGTCGAGCTTCGACTCATCCGTCCATGGCGAGAGCCAAAACTGCTGCTCACAAGAAACCAAGTCGACGTCGCTCATCTG CCGCCGGAGTGGCCTCACCGGCGAGCCCTGGAACGA CCAGGTGGTAGACGTTCGACTAGGGCAGCGGAGGCTGCGTCACGAA GTGAAGCTGGTTCGCGAAGGGCGCCAAGGCGTCACCGCTATAGGCCGGGAACGGTTGCTCTTCAGGAGATTCGACGCTTTCAAAAGACTTGGAATCTGCTGATCCCAGCTGCTCCTTTCATTAGAACT GTAAAAGAAATTAGCAATTTCTATGCTCCAGAAATTGGTCGTTGGACAGCTGAAGCTCTAACAGCACTTCAGGAG GCTGCAGAGGATTTTTTGGTTCATTTGTTTGAAGATGCAATGCTGTGTGCAATTCATGCAAAGCGTGTTACACTAA TGAAGAAGGATTGGGAGCTAGCACGGCGACTTGGAGGGAAAGGGCAGCCTTGGTGA